CCACCGCGGAAAAAATCACCGATGTATCCGGCCGCGGCGTGGGCATGGACGTGGTCAAAACCAACCTGGACAAACTCGGCGGCATCATCGATATCGACTCGGAATTGGGCAAAGGGTCGACGATCCGGATCAAGCTGCCCCTGACGCTGGCCATTATCCCCTGCCAAATCGTCATGACCGGCAACGAGCGCTATGCCATTCCCCAGGTAAACCTCGAAGAGTTGCTGCGGATCCCCGCGGACAACGTGAAGGATCGTATCGAACGCGTGGGCGATGCAGAGGTCGTCCGCCTCAGGGGGAACCTGTTGCCGCTGATCAAATTGTCCGAGGTCATCGGCACGAAATCCGTTTTTCTGGATCCTGAAACAGGGAAAAGAAAACCGGACCGACGAAAATCCCTATCGGACCGGCGATCCAAGGAAAGCCCTCTGTTCGGCGATGAAGACACGGCCAAGGCAGCCCCGAAGGATGGGCCCCAGCGATCGAACGAACGCCGTTATCATGCCAACAGCGCGTTGAATATCGTGGTCGTATCCACCGGTGCCATGAAATACGGTCTGGTGGTCGATGAACTGCACGACTCGGAAGAGATTGTCGTCAAACCGCTGGGTCGGGACCTGAAACAGTGTAAGGGATACGCCGGCGCCACCATTATGGGTGACGGCAGGGTGGCCCTGATCCTGGATGTGGCCAACCTGGCCCAGATGGCCGGCCTGACCTCGCTGGAAGGGTCCGACCGGGCGTCGGAACTCGCCGAGGAAAACCGGCGGGCGATCCTCGAGCAGAAAGACCGTCAGTCCCTGCTGGTATTCCGCAGCGCCGAGAACGAGCAGTTCGCCGCGCCCCTGAATATGGTGGAGCGCATCGAAAAAATAAAGGCCACCGATATCGAGACGGTCGGTGGGAAACGGGTCATCCGTTATCGCGGCGGCAGCCTGCCGCTGTTCTCGGTCGACGAGGTGGCCATGGTCCAGCCTCTGGCCGACGTCGAGGATCTGCTGGTGATCGTATTCATCGTCGCCGGCCGGGAAACGGGACTTTTGGCCATCGGGCCGGTGGATGCCATCGAATTCTCTCTGGATGTGGACGGCCATACCCTTAAACAGGCCGGCATCATGGGATCGGCCATCATCAACGACCACACCACCTTGATGGTGGATGTGTATGAAATCATTCAGACGCTTCATCCGGATTGGTTCGAGGATATGGAAGCCGCAACCGACAGTAGCGGCGAAGCCGCCAAAATCCTTTTTGCCGAGGACTCCAACTTTTTCCGCAACCAGGTAAAAAGTTTCATGGAAAATGAAGGCTACGAGGTGATCGAGGCCGAAGACGGCGCCATTGCGTGGGACCTTTTACAGCAGCACGCGGACGAAATCTCCCTGGTGGTCACCGATATCGAGATGCCCAATATGAACGGATTCGAACTGACTCGGAATATCAAAAGCTCCAACGCTTACTCCCATCTCCCGGTGATCGCATTGACCACGCTCGCCGGCGAGGAAGATATCGAAAAGGGCCGTCAGGTAGGCATCAGCGATTATCAGATCAAACTGGATCGTGAGAAGTTGATCCGCAGTATTTACGGATTCCTCAGCCAGCATTAGCCGTTGAGAAAAATTCAAGGCCATGCCCAAATCGATAACGGGCTTATGCCGCTTGCCGGCCGGCAAGACAAAACCGCTGACGGAAACACCGGAAGGGAAAAAAAATGAGTAGACAAACCGTTGAAATGGCCACGTTCTATGTGGGCAAAGCCCTTTGCGGCATGGATATTCTCAATGTTCAGGAAATCAACAAGCTGATGGACATGACCACCGTTCCCCAGGCTCCGGACTATGTGATGGGAATTTTGAACCTGAGGGGCCAGATCGTCACCATCATCGACTTGGGGAAAAAACTCAATCTCGGCAGAACCGACTTGAGCGACATGAGCAGGAACATCATTGTCAACTCCAAGAACGAGTATATCGGTCTGCTGGTCAGCCGCATCAGCGATGTGGTGGAGGCCCAGTGGGATAAAGTGGAGCCTCCGCCGGCCAATATCGGCGGCGTGCAGGGCAAATTCTTCAAGGGGGTTTTCAAGACCAAAGAACGCCTGATCGGCATCCTGGACGTAGAAAAAGTCCTCGAGAACGAGAAATGATGGTGCCGGCAACTTTTCAGCCCCTGGTTGGCGCCTTCGGGCAGCCTGTGCGCAACGCACCCCTTGACTACACAACACCAAAATAGAGGCAGCATGGCGATAAACCCTTCCAAACCGCTGCGGGTCCTGGTGGTCGATGATACGGTATTGTACCGCAAAATCGTCAGCGATGTGCTGGCTGCACTTCCCGATGTGGAGGTCGTGGGCAGCGCCCATAACGGAAAAGCGGCGATTGCCAAACTGGCGACCCTGAAACCGGATCTGCTTACCCTGGACATCGAGATGCCGGAGATGAACGGCCTCGAAGTTTTGGATCATATCCAACGAAAAGCCCCCCATATCGGGGCGATCATGCTCAGCACCCTGACCCATGAGGGCGGGGCCATGACCATGAAAGCGCTGGAACTGGGAGCCTTCGATTTCATCCCGAAACCCCAGAGCGGCGGCATGGAGGAAAACCGTAGGAAAATCAAGGTCGCCATCGAACCCATGCTCCAGGCTTTTCGCAGAAGCGGCCGCATCACGGGCATGCTCAAGGCCAAAGCCCCTGCAGCGAAAGCGGCCGCACTGGCCAGGGGCCCCAAGATCCCACTTACAGCCCCACGACGATTGCCGGCGACCTTAAGCCGTTCCAAGGCCGAAATCGTCGCCATCGGCATCTCCACCGGCGGCCCCAAGGCGCTGGCCACGATGCTGCCCATGATTCCCAAAAATATCGGCGTCCCCATTGTGATCGTTCAGCACATGCCTCCCATGTTTACCAGTTCGCTGGCCAACAGCCTGGCCGCCAAATGTCAGATCGCCGTCAGGGAGGCCAAACAGGGTGAACCCATCGAACCCAACACTGCCCTGATCGCTCCGGGCGGCAAACAGATGAAAATCGTCGCCGGTGCCGACGGCAAAACGCGCACGATTAAAATCACCGACGATCCGCCGGAGAACAGCTGCAAGCCCAGTGTGGACTATCTTTTCCGGTCGGTTGCCCACCACTATGTCGGCCGCGCCACCGGCGTCATCATGACGGGTATGGGATCGGACGGCACCGAGGGGTTGAAACTGATGAAGCAGAACGGTGCCACGATCATCGCCCAGGACGAGGCGTCCTGCGTGGTCTTCGGCATGCCCAAGGAGGCCGCCGAAACCGGCCTGGCCGATGCGGTAGTGCCCCTGAACAAGATTGCCGACACCATCGTCAAAACCGTTTGATTGGGTTAACACGCAAAGGCGGGGCAAGCCGCCTTTGCTGGACGCGTCAGGTAAAAAAATGGTTAAAATCAGACCGGAAGAAATCAAAGTTCTCTCCAATTACATATACAATGTATCCGGCATCAGCATCGATGCATCCAAAGCCTATCTGCTGGAGACCCGGTTCGGGAAACTGCTCGACGAAGAGGGCTGCAAGTCCTACAGCGAGTTCTACCACAAGGCCAAGGCGGATACACGCAAGGTATTGGAAACAAAAATTATCAATGCCATCACCACCAACGAAACGCTGTTTTTCAGGGATACCGGTCCCTTCGAATTGCTCAAACACAAAATTTTGCCGGATATCATCGACGCCCGAACCTCGAAGGTGAGCCGGTTGGGAGGCACGAACCTGAGAATCTGGAGCAGCGCCTGTTCCACCGGTCAGGAAATCTACAGCATCGCCATCGTCATCAAGGAACTTTTGGGAGACAACGGCAACCATCGCATAACGCTGATGGGAACGGACCTTTCCGACGACGCCGTAACCCAGGCGAGTGCCGGTCTCTACAACAAATTCGAAATCGAGCGGGGGCTTCCACGGGAAAAGCTGACCCGCTATTTTACGCCGGCCGGAGGGAATTGGAAAATCAAGGACGAAATCCGTAGCATGGCCACTTTTCGACGCATGAACCTGATGGGCGCTTTTGTCGGGCTGGGCAAATTCGACATCGTTTTCTGTCGGAATGTGGCGATCTATTTTACCCTCCAGGATCGAAAAAAGCTGTTTAACAAAATCGCCGACGTTCTGGCGCCGGACGGCTACCTGATCATCGGCTCCACAGAATCGCTGACCGGCGTCTGCCCGCGATTCGTTCCCAAACGACACCTGCGTTCGGTCTATTATCAGTTGACGGGATAACCGGCCGAAAAGGATGGATTCGTAATAAACCGTGCATTTTTTCGGCAGGACCCGGCTCCATGGCCGGTACGGCCGCATCAGGGAGAATGAAAAATGTCAAATCTTGCAATTCTTGTTGTCGATGACGATCCGGTCACCCGGGCACTGCTAACCAAACGTTTGGTCGCCGCAGAACATACCGTGGACACGGCTGAAGACGGAACGGTCGCCATCGAGAAAATCGGCAGCAGGTTCTACGATGTCATCCTCACAGACCTGATCATGCCGGGCGGCGTTGACGGGATCGGCGTGCTGGAAGAAGCCAAGCGGATCAACCTCAAAACGGAAGTCATTCTCATTACGGCCCATGCCTCGGTGGATAATGCCATTGAAGCCATGAAAAAAGGAGCCGTGGATTATCTCCAGAAGCCCATCAACTTCGATGAATTATTTCTGCGCCTGGAAAAAATCCTCAATCTCAAAATGCTCGTCAAGAATGCCAGCGATCTCAGGGAAGCCATGGACGTCACCGAGAAGACGTCCGCCGAAACCATCCAGGACCTGGAAATCCTGCTGGCCGAGATGAATTCCCGCCTGGGAGCGGTAAAGACGGTGTTGATGCAGGAAGACACGCCTTTGGAAACACGCGTTCAAATGGCACTGGACCGCCTGGAAGAATAGTCTTCTTTCGATATGTTGCCGATGCCCCGGGCCCGGCAGTGCAGAAGACTGCCATTACCGTTTGCGGCAAGCCCCCCGGATATCGATTTCAGTTTCCGCCCGGGGGCCCGGGGCCACCTTTTCCATTTCCCTCCGTGTCCTATCGGCCCACCGGGAAAAAATCCATATGGGTCGCCCCCATCTGGTTGCACCACGCCTTTTTTGCCGCCGGGAAAATCCGACGTTCGGTTCTTTTCCATTAACAACCGAATCTAAAAATGGTAGAGACACCATAAAATCGGACATACGGGTTCCAGCTTTTAAAGGCGATTCATGCAAACCACGCTTGTGTACATTGATCGGTTCGTCGCGTTTTTCGGCACGAAGGGCTCCCTGGCCAACAATCTGGCCAGGGCCGTGGCAGTGCTGTTTGTCGCCTTTATCCTGTGGCTGGTTATAAAACGCATCCTGGCGGCCCTTGAGAAAAAGTCCGTCCAATTCAAATTTCTTCAGGTACGCAAGGGACTGTTCGCCGTTGTTCGCAAAATGGCCGGGCTGGTACTGATCTGGCTGGTCGGGCTGATATGGGTCCGCCTGTCGCAGGCCACGGCATTCGAAAACATCTTGCACGCGGTTTTTATCCTGCTTGCCGCCGGTCCCGTCAAAACCATTCTTCTCATCCTTCTGGAATATCTGGAACGGAACCTGGCCGAACGCACGGAAACGGACCTGGACAATATCGTCATCGATTTGCTCAACAAGTTCTCCGGGGCCATCGTCTACGCGACAGCGGCCGTCATCGCCCTGGACGTGTTGGGCGTCAATGTGATGCCTTTCATCGCCGGTGCCGGCGTATTGGGCGTCGCCGTGGGTTTTGCCGCCAAAGACACCCTGTCCAACCTCATCGCCGGAATCCTTTTGATCATCGACCGGCCTTTCGAAATCGGTGACCGCATCGAGGTGTGGAGTGTCCCGGCAGGCAACGCATCATGGGGCGATGTCATCGACATCGGTCTGCGGGCCACACGCATTAAAACAACGGACAATATCGTGGTGATCATCCCCAACAATGAAATCATGACCCGGGACATCGTCAACTACACGAGCATCTCCACGTCCATTCGGGTGCGCATCAATATCGGGATCGCCTACGATGCCGATCTGCCCAAAGCCAAGAAGCTGATTATCGAAGCCGCCCAGTCCGCCGACTGGATACTCACCAACCCGGCGCCCAAAGTGGTGGTGCGCAATTTCGGAGAGTCATCGGTCGATCTTCAGGCACGGGTGTGGATCAAGGATGCCCGCCGTCGCATGGACACCATTGATTTCATTACCGACACGGTAAAGACCCTCTTTGACAAAAACGGCATCGAAATCCCCTTCCCCAAACGGGACATTACCATCGTCAACCGCCCGGCCTCATCCAAAAATGCCATGCCACTTGATTGATTTTACGGCACACTGCATCGGCGCAGGACGAACCGCAGCGCGGATATCGATTTTTTTGCAAATCCGTTACTTGATTAATATAAATCATCGTCGTATGATTTATGTTTTTGAAATTTTGGACAACGCTTGAACTGGGATGCAGGCATGAAACGATCCTTGAAAACGGTGGCCGACGCACTCGATCTCCCCTTGACAACGGTGGAACGATGGATCCGCCAGGGCAGGATTCCCCTCCAACGAGACGGCAGCGAAGCGGTATTTTCACCTTCTGCGCTGGAGCGATGGGCAGGCGCCCATCATCTGTCCTTTTCACTAAGCGGCGGCAAGGCCGACGACGACGCTCCAGAAGCTTTGGGCAGCCTGGTTTCGGCAATGGAAAGGGGAAAGGTCTGCTGCGGGATCGCCGGCGCGGATGCCGCTGCGGTCCTGCATGAGATTGTCGCCTGCGCCGACTTCCTTTCGGAGGACATCCGGGAAGAGCTTTATGAGAAACTGATGGAACGTGAACGGCTGGCGTCCACCGGCATCGGCAACGGCATCGCCATCCCGCACCCCCGGGAGCCCCTTTCCAAGCCCCCGGAAGCGCCGATCATCGCCACCTGTTTTACAGAAAAACCGGTACCCTACGGTGCCATCGACGATCAGCCGATAACAACCTTGTTTTTGTTGATCAGCCCCACGGTCAAACACCACCTGCACCTGCTTTCCAGGCTCTCTTATTGTATCCGGGACGGGGCCTTTGTCGATTTCTTGCAGACACAGCCGGAGGCCGGGGCGCTCCATGCGCGGATTGCCGAATTCGAGAAACGCCTGGACGACCTCTGATCGTCATCAATGCACCGGACCGGCACCTGGCGTGGCCCTGTTTAATCCACGGGTGGCCCCATCGGTAAAAATGGTCCGGACGGACGGCTTTCGCCATCCACAAGGCTGCCGGGAACCGGCATCACCGGAGATGATACGCTTTGCTGGAAAAATTGAAATATCCGGGCAATTGGTCCCTGTTTAGATCCGACGACCGGCTGCTGCTCATCGTGTTCGCCGTCATCGTCGGCATATGCAGCGGGCTGGCCGCCCTGCTGCTCAACCGCAGCCTGGTGGCCATACTGGAGTGGCTGCACCACTACCGCCACCTCTGGTGGGCCATCTTTCTGCCGGCCGCCGGAGCGGCCCTCTCTTCGCTGTTTCTCGAAAAAATCGTCAACGAAGGTGCCGGCCACGGAGTTCCCGAAGTCATTTACGCCGTTTCCCGCTACGGCGGGCTGTTGCGCCTGCGATCCAGTTTCTCCAGGCTGATTTCCAGTTGTCTGACCATCGGCTCCGGCGGTTCCGCCGGTCCCGAAGCCCCTGTGGTGATGAGCGGCGCCGCCATCGGATCCAACATCGCCCAGGCCTTTTCGCTCAACGACCGCCAGCGGGTCGCCCTGGTGGGATGCGGTGCGGCCGGCGCCATCGCGGCCATCTTCAACGCTCCCATATCCGGCATGGTGTTCGCCATCGAGGTCATCCTCGGCGAATGGAGTACCATGAACATCATCCCCATCGCCATTGCCGCCGTCGCCGGTACCGAAATCAGCCGTCTGCTCAACGGCAACCAGATCGTATTTGCCCATCGGAACTTCCCGATTCATCTCCCTGACATCCTGGCCTGCGTCGGACTGGCCGTTTTCTGCGCTATCGCCTCTATCCTGCTGACCCGACTGATGCAGCACATGCATCGGCTGTCGCATCGTGTCCATGTTCCGCTGTGGCTCCGTGCGGCTATCGGCGGCACCATGGTCGGTGTTCTCGGCTATTTTCTACCCTATGTCCTGGGCGAAGGCTACCATGCCATCCACACGGCTATCGAAGGAGG
This window of the uncultured Desulfosarcina sp. genome carries:
- a CDS encoding chemotaxis protein CheW; its protein translation is MSRQTVEMATFYVGKALCGMDILNVQEINKLMDMTTVPQAPDYVMGILNLRGQIVTIIDLGKKLNLGRTDLSDMSRNIIVNSKNEYIGLLVSRISDVVEAQWDKVEPPPANIGGVQGKFFKGVFKTKERLIGILDVEKVLENEK
- a CDS encoding chemotaxis response regulator protein-glutamate methylesterase encodes the protein MAINPSKPLRVLVVDDTVLYRKIVSDVLAALPDVEVVGSAHNGKAAIAKLATLKPDLLTLDIEMPEMNGLEVLDHIQRKAPHIGAIMLSTLTHEGGAMTMKALELGAFDFIPKPQSGGMEENRRKIKVAIEPMLQAFRRSGRITGMLKAKAPAAKAAALARGPKIPLTAPRRLPATLSRSKAEIVAIGISTGGPKALATMLPMIPKNIGVPIVIVQHMPPMFTSSLANSLAAKCQIAVREAKQGEPIEPNTALIAPGGKQMKIVAGADGKTRTIKITDDPPENSCKPSVDYLFRSVAHHYVGRATGVIMTGMGSDGTEGLKLMKQNGATIIAQDEASCVVFGMPKEAAETGLADAVVPLNKIADTIVKTV
- a CDS encoding protein-glutamate O-methyltransferase CheR, which codes for MVKIRPEEIKVLSNYIYNVSGISIDASKAYLLETRFGKLLDEEGCKSYSEFYHKAKADTRKVLETKIINAITTNETLFFRDTGPFELLKHKILPDIIDARTSKVSRLGGTNLRIWSSACSTGQEIYSIAIVIKELLGDNGNHRITLMGTDLSDDAVTQASAGLYNKFEIERGLPREKLTRYFTPAGGNWKIKDEIRSMATFRRMNLMGAFVGLGKFDIVFCRNVAIYFTLQDRKKLFNKIADVLAPDGYLIIGSTESLTGVCPRFVPKRHLRSVYYQLTG
- a CDS encoding response regulator; protein product: MSNLAILVVDDDPVTRALLTKRLVAAEHTVDTAEDGTVAIEKIGSRFYDVILTDLIMPGGVDGIGVLEEAKRINLKTEVILITAHASVDNAIEAMKKGAVDYLQKPINFDELFLRLEKILNLKMLVKNASDLREAMDVTEKTSAETIQDLEILLAEMNSRLGAVKTVLMQEDTPLETRVQMALDRLEE
- a CDS encoding mechanosensitive ion channel family protein → MQTTLVYIDRFVAFFGTKGSLANNLARAVAVLFVAFILWLVIKRILAALEKKSVQFKFLQVRKGLFAVVRKMAGLVLIWLVGLIWVRLSQATAFENILHAVFILLAAGPVKTILLILLEYLERNLAERTETDLDNIVIDLLNKFSGAIVYATAAVIALDVLGVNVMPFIAGAGVLGVAVGFAAKDTLSNLIAGILLIIDRPFEIGDRIEVWSVPAGNASWGDVIDIGLRATRIKTTDNIVVIIPNNEIMTRDIVNYTSISTSIRVRINIGIAYDADLPKAKKLIIEAAQSADWILTNPAPKVVVRNFGESSVDLQARVWIKDARRRMDTIDFITDTVKTLFDKNGIEIPFPKRDITIVNRPASSKNAMPLD
- a CDS encoding PTS sugar transporter subunit IIA, with protein sequence MKRSLKTVADALDLPLTTVERWIRQGRIPLQRDGSEAVFSPSALERWAGAHHLSFSLSGGKADDDAPEALGSLVSAMERGKVCCGIAGADAAAVLHEIVACADFLSEDIREELYEKLMERERLASTGIGNGIAIPHPREPLSKPPEAPIIATCFTEKPVPYGAIDDQPITTLFLLISPTVKHHLHLLSRLSYCIRDGAFVDFLQTQPEAGALHARIAEFEKRLDDL
- a CDS encoding chloride channel protein; this translates as MLEKLKYPGNWSLFRSDDRLLLIVFAVIVGICSGLAALLLNRSLVAILEWLHHYRHLWWAIFLPAAGAALSSLFLEKIVNEGAGHGVPEVIYAVSRYGGLLRLRSSFSRLISSCLTIGSGGSAGPEAPVVMSGAAIGSNIAQAFSLNDRQRVALVGCGAAGAIAAIFNAPISGMVFAIEVILGEWSTMNIIPIAIAAVAGTEISRLLNGNQIVFAHRNFPIHLPDILACVGLAVFCAIASILLTRLMQHMHRLSHRVHVPLWLRAAIGGTMVGVLGYFLPYVLGEGYHAIHTAIEGGFPAGLMLVTGIALVKILATTLTLGWGGSGGIFAPCLVIGAFVGLSFHRFIAAVWPFVQWVNEGCFALLGMAGLISGILQAPLTGIFLVIEITGGYEVILPLIVVSAVSTTLCHYFEPASFYLRDLVERGQLLRPGTDARVLTDLSIQELLETDYVRVHSDMRLAEFVDIVKSSHRSHFPVEDRQSGHFLGMIRLDDIRPYLFDTAMHHAVLTGQLMNTAVESVSLHDDLSEVLRKMDQAHIFSMPVVADNHFLGMISKATLLDQYRKELMVQTGRL